In one Mycobacterium sp. NBC_00419 genomic region, the following are encoded:
- a CDS encoding LppM family (lipo)protein, translated as MLLLIVAPLMVGCIRVHASITVTPDDRVSGQIVAAAKPRNNDDQGPQFDLNVPFSQKVAVSKYESDDYVGSEAVFSDLTFAEVPQLANLNREATGVDISLRRAGNLVILEGRVDLTNLSDPDADVQFTVAFPGEVTSTNGDRIDTDVVAWKLKPGVVSTMSAQARVTDPSTRSFTAAALWLGLAALVVAGLIGTLAWHSRDQSPRFASADQGDE; from the coding sequence ATGCTGCTGCTGATCGTGGCGCCACTGATGGTCGGCTGCATCCGGGTCCACGCCTCGATCACCGTCACACCGGACGATCGGGTCTCCGGCCAGATCGTCGCCGCAGCAAAACCTCGTAACAACGACGACCAGGGGCCGCAGTTCGACCTGAACGTGCCCTTCAGCCAGAAGGTCGCCGTCTCGAAGTACGAGTCCGACGACTACGTCGGCTCCGAAGCGGTGTTCTCCGACCTGACCTTTGCCGAGGTCCCCCAGCTGGCCAACCTCAACCGGGAAGCCACCGGGGTGGACATCTCCCTGCGCCGCGCCGGGAACCTGGTGATCCTGGAAGGCCGCGTGGACCTGACCAACCTCAGCGACCCCGATGCCGACGTGCAGTTCACCGTGGCTTTTCCCGGTGAGGTGACCTCCACCAACGGCGACCGGATCGACACCGACGTCGTCGCATGGAAGCTCAAGCCCGGCGTGGTGTCGACGATGAGCGCCCAGGCCCGCGTCACCGACCCGAGCACCCGGTCGTTCACTGCGGCGGCGCTGTGGCTCGGGCTGGCTGCGCTGGTCGTCGCGGGGCTCATCGGCACCCTGGCCTGGCACAGCCGTGACCAGTCACCCCGATTCGCCAGCGCCGACCAGGGCGACGAGTAG
- a CDS encoding alpha-(1->6)-mannopyranosyltransferase A has protein sequence MSRTTPTTPTPAHSGLSRLRAFASGDEGRPALLGFLGALLITIGGLGAGSTRQHDPVLESLHLSWLRFGHGLVVSSVLLWGGVVMMLLAWLWLGRRLIHTGVTEYALKATTWFWLAPLLLSVPLFSRDTYSYLAQGALLRDGFDPYAVGPIENDNSLLDNVSPIWTTTTAPYGPAFILVAKFVTMLVGDHVVAGTMLLRLCMLPGLALLIWAAPRVARHVGANGSVALWICVLNPLVIIHLMGGVHNEMLMVGMMMAGIALTFARHHVAGTILIAVAVAVKATAVLALPFMVWVWMRHLKDSRNVSAPRAFATATAAAIAVFIAVFAVLSALAGVGLGWLTALAGSVKIINWLTIPTAIANLTNAVGGLLFGVNFYAVLQVTRIVGIGVIAVSLPLLWWRFRHNDREALTGIAWAMLVVVLFVPAALPWYYTWPLAVVSALAQSRRAIALIAGFSTWIMVIFKPDGSHGMYSWIHVLLATACALAAWYALYRTEEPPPHDDAEDVAGVSAGA, from the coding sequence ATGTCACGCACGACACCGACCACACCGACGCCGGCCCACTCTGGCCTGTCGCGACTGAGGGCCTTCGCGTCCGGCGACGAGGGACGGCCTGCCCTGCTCGGGTTCCTCGGTGCGCTCCTGATCACGATCGGCGGACTCGGCGCCGGCAGCACCCGCCAGCACGATCCGGTGCTGGAGTCGCTGCACCTGTCCTGGCTGCGGTTCGGCCACGGCCTGGTGGTGTCCTCGGTCCTGCTGTGGGGCGGCGTGGTGATGATGCTGCTGGCGTGGCTGTGGCTGGGCCGTCGGCTGATCCACACCGGGGTCACCGAGTACGCGCTGAAGGCCACCACCTGGTTCTGGCTGGCTCCGCTGTTGCTCAGCGTTCCGCTGTTCAGCCGCGACACCTACTCGTATCTGGCCCAGGGCGCGCTGCTGCGCGACGGCTTCGACCCTTATGCGGTCGGGCCGATCGAGAACGACAACTCGTTGCTGGACAACGTAAGTCCGATCTGGACCACCACGACCGCACCGTATGGTCCGGCGTTCATTCTGGTGGCCAAGTTCGTGACCATGCTCGTCGGCGACCACGTGGTGGCGGGCACGATGCTGCTGCGGCTGTGCATGTTGCCCGGGCTGGCACTGCTGATCTGGGCGGCGCCGCGGGTGGCCCGGCATGTCGGCGCGAACGGGTCGGTGGCGCTGTGGATCTGTGTGCTCAACCCGCTGGTGATCATCCACCTGATGGGCGGGGTGCACAACGAGATGCTGATGGTCGGCATGATGATGGCCGGCATCGCCCTGACCTTTGCGCGCCATCATGTCGCGGGCACCATCCTGATTGCCGTCGCGGTGGCGGTGAAGGCCACCGCGGTGCTGGCCCTGCCGTTCATGGTGTGGGTATGGATGCGCCATCTCAAGGACAGCCGAAATGTCTCTGCACCACGAGCTTTCGCGACCGCGACGGCCGCGGCCATCGCGGTGTTCATTGCGGTGTTCGCCGTGCTCTCAGCCCTCGCCGGGGTGGGCCTGGGCTGGCTGACGGCGCTGGCCGGTTCGGTGAAGATCATCAACTGGCTCACCATCCCCACCGCGATCGCCAACCTGACCAACGCCGTCGGCGGCTTGCTGTTCGGGGTGAACTTCTACGCCGTCCTGCAGGTCACCCGGATCGTCGGCATCGGCGTCATCGCGGTGTCACTTCCCCTGCTGTGGTGGCGTTTTCGGCACAACGACCGGGAGGCGCTGACCGGTATCGCCTGGGCGATGCTGGTGGTGGTGCTGTTCGTCCCGGCCGCACTGCCGTGGTACTACACCTGGCCGCTGGCGGTGGTCTCAGCACTTGCCCAGTCCAGGAGGGCGATCGCCCTGATCGCCGGGTTCTCCACCTGGATCATGGTGATCTTCAAGCCGGACGGTTCACACGGCATGTATTCGTGGATCCACGTCCTGCTGGCCACGGCGTGTGCGCTGGCGGCCTGGTATGCCCTGTACCGCACCGAGGAGCCGCCGCCGCACGACGACGCCGAGGACGTAGCCGGGGTGTCGGCCGGCGCCTGA
- a CDS encoding DUF3040 domain-containing protein, which translates to MPLSDHEQRMLDQIESALYAEDPKFASSVRGGNLRAPSTRRRLQGAGLFVIGLAMLVSGVAFKATMIGSFPILSVLGFLVMFAGVVFAITGPRVVGGRDGGPSGPSPAGQRQRRVKGAGSFTSRMEDRFRRRFDE; encoded by the coding sequence ATGCCACTCTCCGATCATGAGCAGCGCATGCTCGATCAGATCGAGAGCGCTCTCTATGCCGAGGACCCCAAGTTCGCCTCCAGCGTGCGGGGCGGGAATCTGCGGGCACCGTCGACGCGGAGGCGCCTTCAGGGTGCTGGTCTTTTCGTCATCGGCCTGGCCATGTTGGTCTCGGGAGTGGCGTTCAAAGCCACGATGATCGGAAGTTTCCCGATCCTGTCGGTGCTGGGTTTCCTGGTCATGTTCGCCGGCGTCGTGTTCGCGATCACCGGCCCGCGGGTTGTCGGCGGCCGCGACGGCGGCCCGTCCGGTCCGAGTCCGGCGGGTCAGCGCCAGCGCCGGGTCAAGGGAGCCGGTTCGTTCACCAGCCGTATGGAGGATCGCTTCCGGCGTCGCTTCGACGAGTGA
- the mraZ gene encoding division/cell wall cluster transcriptional repressor MraZ, giving the protein MFLGTYTPRLDDKGRLTLPAKFRDALAGGLMVTKSQDHSLAVYPRTEFEQLARRAAQTSRSNPEARAFLRNLAAGTDEQHPDAQGRITLSADHRRYANLSKDCVVIGAVDFLEIWDAQAWQEYQETHEENFSAASDEALSDII; this is encoded by the coding sequence ATGTTTCTCGGTACCTACACGCCCAGGCTCGACGACAAGGGGCGGCTGACACTGCCCGCCAAGTTCCGCGACGCGCTGGCAGGAGGGTTGATGGTCACCAAAAGTCAAGACCACAGCCTGGCTGTCTATCCGCGTACGGAATTCGAGCAGCTGGCCCGGCGGGCCGCGCAGACCTCGCGGAGCAATCCGGAGGCCCGTGCGTTCCTGCGCAACCTCGCAGCCGGCACCGACGAACAGCATCCTGACGCGCAGGGCCGGATCACCCTGTCCGCCGACCACCGCCGCTACGCGAACCTCTCGAAGGACTGCGTGGTGATCGGAGCGGTCGACTTCCTCGAGATCTGGGATGCCCAGGCCTGGCAGGAATATCAAGAGACCCACGAAGAGAACTTCTCCGCGGCCAGCGATGAAGCACTCAGCGACATCATCTGA
- a CDS encoding ABC transporter permease — MSTNTFPSRAALSRPRTGVAADVVVFVGAAAVLWLIVHVAKGADVPWTLERAPATVSTDPASLPYYAARSLLRMFIALGLSVLFTFVYATAAARLPRAEKVLVPLLDVLQSVPILGFLSITVTGFIALFPGSELGLECASIFAIFTSQAWNMTFAFYYSLKSQPRDLDEASRLLRLSRWQRFWRVDLPGGMIPLVWNAMMSFGGGWFFLTASEALSVNGHQVALPGIGAYVAAAGDAGELGRVLLAVVVMVVLVIAVNALFWRPLTAWAERFRIEESEGAEAPRSVVLDVLRRSQIPHLVAAPAGRLVAPIDRMMAVFGRAERPLRSAAGPRRVGDVVFAAATAAVVGYGGYRVLSYIAHGVGFGEVGHALQLGLVTFARVVAVLVVATVIWVPVGVWIGMNPKVSRIAQPLVQVFASFPANFLFPLVTAALIATGISLNIGGVLLMALGSQWYILFNVIAGASAIPNDLREASTNLRLSRNLRWRKLILPAIFASYVTGGITAAGGAWNASIVAEVVSYHGNTLTATGLGAYITAATAAGDSGRILVGVIVMSTFVVATNRVFWRRLYDLAQRRYSLS, encoded by the coding sequence GTGTCCACGAACACGTTTCCGAGCCGCGCAGCCCTCAGCCGGCCCCGCACCGGCGTGGCCGCCGACGTCGTGGTCTTCGTCGGCGCGGCGGCGGTGTTGTGGCTGATCGTCCACGTCGCCAAGGGCGCAGACGTCCCGTGGACCCTCGAGCGTGCCCCGGCGACGGTGTCGACCGATCCGGCGAGCCTGCCGTACTACGCCGCTCGTTCACTGCTGCGGATGTTCATCGCATTGGGCCTGTCGGTGCTGTTCACCTTCGTCTACGCCACCGCTGCGGCCCGCCTGCCCAGGGCTGAGAAAGTGCTCGTCCCACTGCTGGACGTCCTGCAGTCGGTGCCGATCCTGGGTTTCCTGTCCATCACCGTCACCGGATTCATCGCACTGTTCCCCGGATCCGAGCTCGGACTTGAATGCGCGTCGATCTTCGCGATCTTCACCTCCCAGGCCTGGAACATGACCTTCGCGTTCTACTACTCGCTCAAGTCACAGCCGCGCGACCTCGACGAGGCCTCCCGGCTGCTGCGGTTGTCGCGGTGGCAGCGATTCTGGCGCGTCGACCTGCCCGGCGGGATGATCCCGTTGGTCTGGAACGCGATGATGAGCTTCGGCGGGGGCTGGTTCTTCCTGACCGCGTCGGAAGCGTTGAGCGTCAACGGACATCAGGTCGCACTTCCGGGCATCGGCGCGTATGTCGCCGCTGCCGGCGACGCCGGTGAACTGGGCCGGGTGCTGCTGGCGGTCGTGGTCATGGTGGTGCTGGTGATCGCGGTGAACGCACTGTTCTGGCGGCCGCTGACGGCGTGGGCCGAACGCTTCCGGATCGAGGAATCCGAGGGCGCCGAGGCGCCGCGCAGTGTCGTGCTCGACGTGCTGCGCCGCTCGCAGATCCCCCACCTGGTGGCCGCTCCGGCCGGGCGGCTGGTGGCCCCCATCGACCGGATGATGGCGGTGTTCGGTCGCGCGGAACGGCCACTGCGCAGCGCGGCGGGACCGCGGCGGGTGGGCGACGTGGTGTTCGCGGCCGCGACGGCGGCAGTGGTCGGCTACGGCGGCTACCGGGTGCTCAGCTACATCGCCCACGGTGTCGGGTTCGGTGAGGTGGGCCACGCGCTGCAGCTCGGTCTGGTCACCTTCGCTCGGGTGGTGGCCGTGCTCGTGGTGGCCACCGTGATCTGGGTACCGGTCGGGGTGTGGATCGGGATGAACCCCAAGGTTTCCCGGATCGCGCAGCCGCTCGTGCAGGTGTTCGCCTCGTTCCCGGCGAACTTCCTGTTCCCGTTGGTGACGGCCGCCCTGATCGCCACCGGCATCAGCCTGAATATCGGCGGTGTGCTGTTGATGGCGCTGGGATCGCAGTGGTACATCCTGTTCAACGTCATCGCCGGCGCGAGCGCGATCCCCAACGATCTGCGGGAAGCGTCGACGAACCTGCGCCTGAGCCGAAACCTGCGCTGGCGCAAACTGATCCTGCCAGCGATCTTCGCCAGCTACGTCACTGGCGGCATCACCGCGGCCGGTGGCGCATGGAACGCCTCGATCGTCGCCGAGGTGGTCAGTTACCACGGCAACACCTTGACCGCGACCGGCCTGGGCGCCTACATCACCGCCGCGACCGCGGCCGGTGACTCCGGCCGGATCCTGGTGGGCGTGATTGTCATGAGCACGTTCGTGGTGGCCACCAACCGGGTGTTCTGGCGGCGGTTGTATGACCTAGCACAACGCCGCTACTCGCTGTCCTGA
- the rsmH gene encoding 16S rRNA (cytosine(1402)-N(4))-methyltransferase RsmH produces MKHSATSSDLARASWPLPEPTLTYFPNARFANSDRDLGACAPSDLPGGSVVVDTADHGHIPVLLDRCVELLAPALTRTAADGSGALLIDATLGAGGHAERFLTDFPGLRLIGLDRDPTALAKTEQRLAPFADRITLVRTRYDGIVDALAEADCATTESVDGVLFDLGVSSMQLDQPERGFSYAKDAPLDMRMDPEAPLTAAGILNTYERAELTDILRRFGEEKFAHRIAGLIVERRKRAPLTTTSELVEIIYQGIPAPARRTGGHPAKRTFQALRIAVNAELDSLTAALPAALAALRPGGRVVVMAYQSLEDRIVKTTFAEATASRSPQGLPVELPGYEPEFMALTRGAERADADEIERNPRSAPVRLRAVERVTTGNPGRGGK; encoded by the coding sequence ATGAAGCACTCAGCGACATCATCTGACCTGGCCCGTGCATCGTGGCCTCTGCCCGAACCGACCCTGACGTACTTCCCCAACGCCAGGTTCGCCAACTCGGACAGGGACCTCGGTGCATGTGCACCGTCTGACTTACCGGGAGGTTCTGTCGTGGTTGACACCGCCGACCACGGACACATCCCCGTACTGCTGGACCGCTGTGTCGAACTCCTGGCTCCCGCGCTCACCCGTACCGCCGCCGACGGATCCGGTGCCCTTCTCATCGACGCCACCCTCGGCGCGGGCGGCCACGCCGAGCGCTTCCTGACCGACTTCCCCGGCCTGCGCCTGATCGGCCTGGATCGCGACCCCACCGCGCTGGCGAAGACGGAGCAGCGGCTGGCCCCGTTCGCCGACCGCATCACCCTGGTCCGGACCCGCTACGACGGGATCGTCGATGCGCTGGCTGAAGCAGACTGCGCGACAACTGAATCCGTCGACGGAGTGCTGTTCGACCTGGGTGTCTCCTCGATGCAGCTCGACCAGCCCGAGCGGGGCTTCTCCTACGCCAAGGACGCCCCACTGGACATGCGGATGGACCCCGAGGCGCCGTTGACCGCAGCCGGGATCCTCAACACCTACGAGCGCGCTGAACTGACCGATATCCTGCGCCGCTTCGGCGAGGAGAAGTTCGCCCACCGCATCGCCGGCCTGATCGTCGAGCGCCGCAAGCGTGCCCCGCTGACCACCACCAGCGAACTGGTGGAGATCATCTACCAGGGCATTCCCGCCCCGGCGCGGCGCACCGGCGGCCATCCCGCCAAGCGCACCTTCCAGGCGCTGCGGATCGCGGTCAACGCCGAACTCGACTCGCTGACCGCGGCGCTGCCTGCCGCGCTCGCGGCCCTGCGACCCGGCGGCCGGGTGGTCGTGATGGCCTACCAGTCGCTGGAGGACAGGATCGTCAAGACCACCTTCGCAGAGGCGACGGCCTCGCGCTCACCGCAGGGTCTGCCCGTCGAACTGCCCGGCTACGAACCGGAATTCATGGCGCTCACCCGCGGTGCGGAGCGGGCCGACGCCGACGAGATCGAACGAAATCCGCGTAGTGCGCCGGTGCGGCTGAGGGCCGTCGAGCGCGTCACGACTGGCAACCCGGGACGGGGAGGGAAGTAG
- the idsA2 gene encoding bifunctional (2E,6E)-farnesyl/geranyl diphosphate synthase: MASAVTEQLRSYLAQRRAQAAYIGSDYDGLIAALEDFVLRGGKRVRPAFAYWGYRAVTADPGTAVDDDIFLLFSALELLHACALVHDDVIDDSATRRGMPTAHVHFTELHRSQRWSGSPEQFGRSAAILLGDLSLVWADDIVAGVDVPRETQLRVQRVWSDIRTEVLGGQYLDIVAESSGAESIASAMNVNTFKTASYTISRPLQFGAAAAADRPDVQELFHEIGTDFGVAFQLRDDVLGVFGDPAVTGKPSGDDLRSGKRTVLLAEALERADATDRAAADLLRRGIGTDLTDAQVRELCGVIESVGALAAVEDHISTLTRRGLALLDSAPINAPAKAGLTELARLAVDRSA; the protein is encoded by the coding sequence CTGGCCAGCGCCGTCACCGAGCAACTGCGCAGTTACCTAGCCCAGCGCCGCGCGCAGGCCGCCTACATCGGCAGCGACTACGACGGCCTGATCGCCGCGCTGGAGGACTTCGTGCTCCGCGGCGGCAAACGGGTGCGCCCGGCGTTCGCCTACTGGGGCTACCGCGCGGTCACGGCCGATCCCGGCACCGCCGTCGACGACGACATCTTCCTGCTGTTCTCCGCCCTGGAACTGCTGCACGCCTGCGCCCTGGTGCACGACGACGTCATCGACGACTCGGCCACCCGGCGCGGCATGCCCACCGCACACGTGCACTTCACCGAGCTGCACCGCAGCCAGAGATGGAGCGGCTCCCCCGAGCAGTTCGGCCGGTCCGCGGCGATCCTGCTCGGCGACCTGTCGCTGGTGTGGGCCGACGACATCGTCGCCGGAGTCGACGTGCCCCGCGAGACCCAGCTGCGGGTGCAGCGGGTGTGGTCGGATATCCGCACCGAGGTTCTCGGCGGGCAGTACCTCGACATCGTCGCCGAATCCAGCGGCGCGGAGTCGATCGCCTCGGCGATGAACGTCAACACCTTCAAGACCGCCTCGTACACGATCTCGCGGCCCCTTCAGTTCGGTGCGGCAGCCGCCGCCGACCGGCCTGACGTGCAAGAGCTGTTCCACGAGATCGGGACCGATTTCGGGGTGGCGTTCCAGCTGCGCGACGACGTGCTCGGGGTGTTCGGCGACCCCGCGGTGACCGGGAAGCCGTCCGGCGACGACCTGCGCTCCGGCAAGCGGACCGTACTGCTGGCCGAGGCCCTGGAGCGCGCCGATGCCACCGACCGGGCCGCAGCGGACCTGCTGCGCCGCGGCATCGGCACCGACCTGACCGACGCCCAGGTACGTGAACTGTGCGGGGTGATCGAGTCGGTGGGTGCACTGGCCGCGGTGGAGGACCACATCTCGACACTGACACGTCGTGGGCTGGCGCTTCTGGACAGCGCACCGATCAACGCGCCGGCCAAGGCGGGACTGACCGAGCTCGCCAGATTGGCCGTCGACCGGTCGGCCTAG
- a CDS encoding protein kinase domain-containing protein gives MSTVYRGLDVRLDRPVALKVMDARYAGDSQFLTRFQREARAVARLKDPGLVAVYDQGLDARHPFLVMELIDGGTLRELLAERGPMPPHAAAAVLRPLLGGLAVAHRAGLVHRDIKPENVLISDDGEVKLADFGLVRAVAEAGITSTSVILGTAAYLSPEQVSSGTADQRSDVYAVGTLTYELLTGATPFSGDNPLTVAYQRMDADVPAPSSVINGVPPQFDEFVARATARDPGRRYADAAEMGAELDAIAAELALPKFRVPAPKISAQHAAATAYHSRLAEQPTTEHRPAPGPGQPVKNPTRQLIREPEDRQPSPTDQPDDPAQPDDYDEYGQPPSQFAGIDINDFIWARQRARRAVLFWLLTVLILTGLVAAGAWTLGTNLQGLLGN, from the coding sequence ATGTCGACGGTCTACCGCGGCCTCGACGTCCGCCTGGACCGCCCGGTCGCGCTGAAGGTGATGGACGCCCGGTATGCCGGCGACAGCCAGTTCCTCACCAGATTCCAGCGCGAGGCCAGAGCCGTGGCCCGGCTCAAGGACCCCGGCCTGGTCGCCGTCTACGACCAGGGCCTGGACGCCAGGCATCCCTTCCTGGTGATGGAACTCATCGACGGAGGCACGCTGCGCGAGCTGCTGGCCGAACGCGGCCCCATGCCGCCGCACGCCGCCGCGGCCGTCCTGCGGCCGCTGCTGGGCGGCCTGGCGGTGGCACACCGCGCCGGTCTGGTGCACCGCGACATCAAGCCGGAGAACGTGCTGATCTCCGACGACGGCGAGGTCAAGCTCGCCGACTTCGGCCTGGTACGTGCGGTGGCCGAGGCGGGTATCACCTCCACCAGCGTCATCCTGGGCACCGCCGCCTACCTGTCGCCGGAACAGGTCAGCAGCGGCACCGCAGACCAGCGCAGCGACGTCTATGCCGTCGGCACACTCACCTACGAATTGCTCACCGGCGCAACACCGTTCAGCGGCGACAATCCCCTGACGGTGGCCTATCAGCGGATGGACGCCGACGTGCCGGCGCCGAGTTCGGTCATCAACGGGGTGCCGCCGCAGTTCGACGAGTTCGTCGCGCGCGCTACCGCCCGCGATCCGGGCCGGCGCTACGCCGACGCCGCCGAGATGGGTGCCGAACTCGACGCGATCGCCGCGGAACTGGCGCTGCCGAAGTTCCGCGTTCCCGCCCCGAAGATTTCGGCGCAGCATGCCGCCGCGACGGCCTATCACAGCCGGCTGGCCGAGCAGCCCACCACCGAACACCGACCGGCACCGGGGCCCGGGCAGCCGGTCAAGAACCCCACCCGCCAGCTCATCCGTGAACCGGAGGATCGGCAGCCCTCCCCCACCGACCAGCCCGACGATCCCGCACAGCCCGATGACTATGACGAATATGGGCAGCCGCCAAGCCAATTCGCGGGTATCGACATCAACGACTTCATCTGGGCTCGCCAGCGGGCCCGGCGTGCAGTGCTGTTCTGGCTGCTGACCGTCCTGATCCTGACCGGCCTGGTGGCCGCCGGCGCATGGACGCTTGGCACCAATCTGCAGGGCCTGCTCGGAAACTAG
- a CDS encoding Rv2175c family DNA-binding protein, translating to MSSIPAGDDVLDPGEPLYDLPKVAELLHLPVTKVHQQLRDGHLVALRRGGVLMVPQVFFSDRGQVVKPLPGLLAVLRDGGYRETEILRWLFTPDPSLTLTRDGAREPISNARPVDALHAHQAREILRRAQAAAY from the coding sequence GTGAGCAGCATTCCCGCCGGTGATGACGTCCTCGATCCCGGCGAACCCCTTTACGACCTGCCCAAAGTTGCCGAGTTGCTGCACCTGCCGGTGACCAAGGTGCATCAGCAGCTGCGCGACGGACATCTCGTGGCCCTCCGGCGCGGCGGCGTGCTGATGGTGCCGCAGGTGTTCTTCAGCGACCGAGGCCAGGTGGTCAAGCCGCTGCCCGGGCTGCTGGCCGTGCTGCGCGACGGTGGCTACCGCGAGACCGAGATCCTGCGGTGGCTGTTCACCCCCGACCCGTCGCTGACGCTCACCCGCGACGGGGCGCGCGAGCCGATCAGTAACGCCCGCCCGGTCGATGCCCTGCACGCCCACCAGGCGCGCGAGATCCTGCGTAGGGCCCAGGCCGCGGCGTACTGA
- a CDS encoding LLM class flavin-dependent oxidoreductase — MTRVIRFNAFDMNCVAHQSPGLWRHPDDQSWRYKDLEYWTELAKLLERGRFDGLFIADVLGTYDVFGASDEAAIRHAAQIPVNDPLLLVSAMALVTRDLGFGLTTGTGFEHPYPFARRMSTLDHLTKGRIGWNVVTGYLPAAARNMGQTDQPAHDARYDHADEYLEVLYKLWEGSWEDDAVVRDRDRSVFTDPAKVHHIGHAGTHFSVPGVHLSEPSPQRTPVIFQAGSSPRGVRFAAENAEAIFTAAPTKDILAKTVTTIRRELELAGRDPYAAKIFNLTTVVTAATDEEAHAKHAEYLSYGDPEGALVFMSGWMGVDLARYGLDEPIGNVDSNAILSAVAAFQSADPDGREWAVRDIAEWGEIGGMGPRIVGSGAHVADTLQEWVAETDVDGFNLAYAITPGTFADFIEHVVPVLTERGAYQPEYAPGTLRNKLLGRGDRLPAEHRGARYRVGGPESTIIERPSTVPSASASTAAQPVSGR; from the coding sequence GTGACCCGAGTGATCCGATTCAACGCCTTCGACATGAACTGCGTCGCCCACCAGTCCCCCGGATTGTGGCGTCACCCCGACGACCAATCCTGGCGCTACAAGGATCTCGAGTACTGGACCGAGCTGGCCAAGCTGCTCGAGCGTGGCCGATTCGACGGGCTGTTCATCGCCGATGTCCTGGGCACCTACGACGTCTTCGGCGCCAGTGACGAGGCCGCGATCCGGCACGCCGCTCAGATCCCGGTCAACGATCCCCTGCTGCTGGTCTCGGCGATGGCGTTGGTGACCCGCGACCTGGGCTTCGGCCTGACCACCGGCACCGGCTTCGAACATCCCTATCCGTTCGCCCGCCGGATGTCGACTCTGGACCATCTCACCAAGGGCCGGATCGGTTGGAACGTCGTGACCGGCTATCTGCCCGCCGCCGCGCGCAACATGGGCCAGACCGACCAGCCCGCCCACGACGCGCGCTACGACCACGCCGACGAGTACCTCGAGGTGCTCTACAAACTGTGGGAGGGATCCTGGGAGGACGATGCCGTGGTCCGCGACCGGGACCGCAGTGTGTTCACCGATCCCGCGAAGGTGCACCACATCGGTCACGCGGGAACGCATTTCAGCGTGCCGGGAGTCCATCTGTCGGAGCCGTCCCCGCAACGCACACCGGTGATCTTCCAGGCCGGCTCCTCACCTCGCGGAGTCCGCTTCGCCGCAGAGAACGCCGAGGCCATCTTCACCGCGGCACCGACCAAGGACATCCTGGCCAAGACGGTGACGACGATCCGCCGGGAACTGGAGCTGGCCGGCCGAGATCCCTACGCCGCCAAGATCTTCAACCTGACCACCGTCGTCACCGCCGCGACTGATGAGGAAGCGCACGCCAAGCACGCGGAGTACCTGTCCTACGGTGACCCGGAGGGTGCCCTGGTCTTCATGTCCGGCTGGATGGGCGTGGACCTGGCCCGCTACGGGCTCGACGAGCCGATCGGCAACGTCGACTCCAACGCGATCCTGTCGGCCGTGGCCGCCTTCCAGTCCGCCGACCCCGACGGCCGCGAGTGGGCGGTGCGCGATATCGCCGAGTGGGGCGAGATCGGCGGGATGGGCCCACGGATCGTCGGCTCCGGTGCGCATGTCGCCGACACACTGCAGGAATGGGTGGCCGAGACCGACGTCGACGGGTTCAACCTGGCCTACGCGATCACCCCCGGCACCTTCGCCGACTTCATCGAGCACGTCGTTCCGGTGCTGACCGAGCGAGGCGCCTATCAACCCGAGTACGCCCCGGGAACGTTGCGCAACAAGCTGCTCGGCCGCGGCGACCGGCTCCCGGCCGAACATCGCGGCGCGCGCTACCGGGTGGGCGGTCCGGAGTCGACGATCATCGAGAGGCCCTCGACGGTGCCGTCGGCGTCGGCGTCCACCGCAGCCCAACCGGTGAGCGGCCGCTAG
- a CDS encoding GNAT family N-acetyltransferase — MATFLIDLSPTDMQRRLHDALTVYVDAMRYPRGTEGQRASMWLEHTRRHGWKAVAAVETDTAAGSEPSATQLDAAPLLGIAYGYCGAPDQWWQQQVVTGLHRVGVPPEDISDLMSSYFELTELHIHPQAQGRGLGEALARRLLAGRHESNVLLSTPEIIGEANRAWRLYRRLGFVDVIRGYHFAGDPRAFAILGRALPL; from the coding sequence TTGGCGACATTCCTCATCGACCTGTCGCCCACCGACATGCAACGCCGCCTTCACGATGCGTTGACGGTGTACGTCGACGCGATGAGATATCCCCGCGGAACCGAGGGCCAGCGGGCCTCGATGTGGCTCGAGCACACCCGGCGGCACGGCTGGAAGGCCGTCGCCGCGGTCGAGACCGACACCGCCGCCGGGTCGGAGCCCTCGGCCACCCAGCTGGATGCCGCACCCCTGCTCGGCATTGCCTACGGCTACTGCGGGGCGCCCGACCAATGGTGGCAACAACAGGTCGTCACCGGACTTCACCGTGTCGGCGTGCCGCCCGAGGACATCAGCGACCTGATGAGCAGCTATTTCGAGCTGACCGAGCTGCACATCCATCCGCAGGCCCAGGGCCGCGGACTCGGTGAGGCCCTGGCCCGCCGGCTGCTGGCCGGACGCCACGAATCCAACGTCCTGCTGTCGACGCCGGAGATCATCGGCGAGGCAAACCGCGCGTGGCGGCTGTACCGGCGGCTGGGGTTCGTCGATGTGATCCGGGGCTATCACTTCGCCGGCGACCCGCGGGCCTTCGCGATCCTGGGACGCGCCCTGCCGCTGTGA